In the genome of Hydractinia symbiolongicarpus strain clone_291-10 chromosome 5, HSymV2.1, whole genome shotgun sequence, one region contains:
- the LOC130646288 gene encoding uncharacterized protein LOC130646288, which yields MWEFRRSCQTNQIELRQKVSIKRLNIFSPRKDQDKKKVLLDTTQCLNQPRKRLQMSVSDNKSEEKSNNNIATQDIYNNTSTIIFKSVYNKDSDKLSSEPFNIYQQNAIERAIHTNQPSALSHVITQVPQMDILPKKDITTKINNAGKKLCKRKGNSSVLLSKDYTQLSSHTTDELWKELSDGMNSV from the exons atgtggGAATTTCGAAGGTCATGTCAAACTAATCAAATCGAGCTCCGACAAAAAGTTTCCATTAAGCGGCTGAACATTTTTTCACCCAGGAAAGACCAGGACAAAAAAAAGGTGTTATTGGACACTACACAATGTTTAAATCAACCAAGAAAAAGGTTACAAATGTCTGTTTCTGACAATAAATCTGAAGAAAAATCAAACAACAATATAGCAACACAGGATATTTACAACAACACAtcaacaataatttttaaatctgtatataataaagacagTGACAAACTTTCATCTGAACCTTTTAATATATATCAGCAAAATGCCATTGAAAGAGCAATCCATACCAATCAGCCATCTGCTTTATCACATGTTATCACACAAGTACCGCAAATGGATATATTACCCAAAAAGGACATAACAACTAAAATCAATAATGCTGGCAAGAAACTGTGTAAAAGGAAAGGCAACTCATCTGTATTACTTAGTAAGGATTATACACAGTTGTCAAGCCATACAACAGATGAATTGTGGAAGGAATTAAGTG ATGGCATGAACTCAGTTTAA